One Paenisporosarcina sp. FSL H8-0542 genomic region harbors:
- the asnS gene encoding asparagine--tRNA ligase, whose translation MKKIMIHEMPKHLGETVKLGAWLANKRSSGKIAFLQLRDGSGFVQGVVVKADVAEELFIKAKSLTQETSMYVVGEVTKDERSSFGFELQVKDIEVIHEAVDFPITPKEHGTEFLMDNRHLWLRSRKQHAIMKIRNEVIRATYEFFNENGFAKVDPPILTGSAPEGTSELFQTKYFDEDAYLSQSGQLYMEAAAMALGKVFSFGPTFRAEKSKTRRHLIEFWMIEPEMAFTEFEENLVVQEQYVSYVVQSVLKNCKLELERLDRDVTKLEHIQAPFPRISYDDAITFLNAKGFDDIQWGDDFGSPHETAIAEHYDKPVFITHYPIGIKPFYMQPHPERDDVVLCADLIAPEGYGEIIGGSERIHDYDLLKQRLAEHELDEKAYAWYLELRKQGSVPHSGFGLGLERTVAWISGAEHVREAIPFPRLLNRLYP comes from the coding sequence ATGAAAAAAATTATGATTCACGAAATGCCAAAACACTTAGGCGAAACAGTAAAATTAGGTGCTTGGTTAGCCAATAAACGTTCAAGTGGAAAGATTGCATTCTTGCAACTACGCGATGGTTCTGGCTTCGTACAAGGCGTTGTTGTTAAGGCAGATGTGGCAGAAGAATTATTTATCAAAGCAAAATCTTTAACACAGGAAACGTCAATGTACGTTGTCGGAGAAGTTACTAAAGATGAGCGTTCTTCGTTTGGCTTTGAACTTCAAGTGAAAGATATCGAAGTCATTCACGAAGCAGTAGATTTCCCAATCACACCAAAAGAACATGGAACTGAATTTTTGATGGATAACCGTCATTTATGGTTGCGTTCACGTAAACAACATGCCATTATGAAAATCCGTAATGAAGTCATCCGTGCAACTTATGAATTTTTCAATGAAAATGGATTTGCAAAAGTAGATCCGCCGATTTTAACAGGATCTGCTCCTGAAGGAACTTCTGAATTGTTCCAGACCAAATATTTTGATGAAGATGCATATCTTTCTCAATCAGGTCAACTTTATATGGAAGCGGCTGCTATGGCACTTGGAAAAGTGTTCTCATTCGGTCCTACTTTCCGCGCTGAAAAATCAAAAACACGTCGCCATCTGATTGAATTCTGGATGATCGAGCCGGAAATGGCTTTCACGGAATTTGAAGAAAATCTTGTGGTGCAAGAGCAATATGTTTCATACGTTGTTCAATCAGTCCTGAAAAACTGTAAGTTGGAGTTGGAGCGTCTTGATCGTGACGTAACGAAACTTGAACATATTCAAGCTCCTTTCCCACGTATTTCTTATGACGATGCCATCACATTCTTAAATGCAAAAGGGTTTGATGATATTCAATGGGGTGATGATTTTGGCTCACCACATGAAACTGCAATTGCTGAACATTATGACAAGCCTGTATTCATCACGCATTATCCGATTGGTATTAAACCATTCTATATGCAGCCACACCCAGAACGTGATGATGTCGTTTTATGTGCGGACTTAATTGCACCTGAAGGCTATGGCGAAATCATCGGTGGTTCAGAACGTATTCACGATTACGATTTATTGAAACAACGTCTTGCAGAACACGAACTGGATGAAAAAGCATATGCATGGTACTTGGAACTGCGTAAACAAGGCTCCGTGCCACACTCAGGATTCGGACTAGGATTAGAGCGCACAGTAGCATGGATCAGTGGAGCAGAACACGTCCGTGAAG
- a CDS encoding pyridoxal phosphate-dependent aminotransferase, whose protein sequence is MKPILANRVQTLTPSTTLAITAKAKELKEQGIDVIGLGAGEPDYNTPQNILDAAFKSMNDGYTKYTPAGGLPALKKAIINKLQRDQQITYQPSEILIGIGAKHVLYTLFQVLLNENDEVIIPIPYWVSYPEQVKLAGGVPIYIEGTAEQQYKITAQQIKQAITDKTRAVILNSPSNPTGMIYSKTELQEIAEVCKEANIWIISDEIYEKLIYGDAKHISIAQLSDDAKERTIIINGVSKSHSMTGWRIGYAAGNKEIITAMTDLASHSTSNPVTTSQYATIEAYNGPQDTVEEMRSAFESRLEIIFPQIVAIPGFKVLKPQGAFYLFPDVSEAASKTGYDSVDTFVEALLTEANVAVIPGSGFGAPSTIRLSYATSLDLLEEAVSRIDTFVRSKWQDGLL, encoded by the coding sequence ATGAAACCTATATTAGCTAACCGTGTTCAGACATTGACACCGTCAACAACACTTGCCATTACAGCAAAAGCAAAGGAATTAAAAGAACAAGGTATTGATGTGATTGGTCTTGGCGCAGGCGAGCCCGATTATAATACTCCTCAAAACATTTTGGATGCGGCATTTAAGTCGATGAATGATGGTTATACAAAATATACACCAGCAGGCGGTTTGCCAGCATTAAAAAAAGCAATTATCAACAAGTTACAGCGTGATCAACAAATCACATATCAACCGTCTGAAATTTTGATTGGTATTGGTGCGAAACATGTTTTATACACATTGTTCCAAGTACTATTAAATGAAAATGACGAAGTAATCATTCCCATCCCTTATTGGGTAAGTTATCCAGAACAAGTGAAACTTGCAGGAGGCGTACCTATTTATATTGAAGGTACAGCTGAACAACAATACAAAATCACTGCCCAACAAATTAAACAAGCAATCACTGACAAGACTCGTGCCGTTATCTTGAATTCTCCAAGTAACCCAACCGGGATGATTTACTCAAAAACTGAATTGCAGGAAATTGCAGAAGTTTGTAAAGAAGCGAACATCTGGATAATATCTGACGAAATTTATGAAAAATTGATTTATGGAGATGCCAAACATATTTCCATTGCTCAACTTTCAGACGATGCAAAAGAGCGTACGATTATTATCAATGGTGTGTCTAAATCACATTCCATGACAGGATGGCGTATAGGCTATGCAGCGGGTAACAAGGAAATCATTACAGCAATGACAGACTTAGCGAGCCATTCCACATCAAACCCTGTCACTACTTCTCAATACGCTACAATTGAAGCGTATAATGGTCCTCAGGACACAGTAGAAGAAATGCGTTCTGCGTTTGAATCACGTCTTGAAATTATTTTCCCGCAAATAGTAGCTATTCCAGGTTTCAAAGTATTAAAACCACAAGGAGCATTCTATTTATTTCCAGATGTTTCTGAAGCAGCATCAAAAACAGGTTATGATTCAGTTGACACATTTGTAGAAGCACTACTGACTGAGGCAAATGTAGCGGTCATTCCGGGTTCTGGTTTTGGAGCCCCATCAACAATTCGATTATCCTACGCAACTTCACTCGACTTACTTGAAGAAGCAGTGTCACGTATAGATACATTTGTACGATCAAAATGGCAAGATGGTTTGCTGTAA
- a CDS encoding DUF5590 domain-containing protein, translating into MKKWFIFISVFILSLTLCISLFVIWKAGQPFRSAKQDAEQLAISEKMLTEVTDSQVYSSTNTYITVLGNDENGEEKAVFIPSSNQKLKIEEVLMKDGISKKQAIKTVQDEFEVKEVLHTKLGWEQNHAVWEITFLNENDKLNYVYLLFENGKWWKRILNM; encoded by the coding sequence ATGAAAAAATGGTTTATTTTTATCAGTGTATTTATTCTTTCATTAACTCTTTGTATCAGCTTGTTTGTCATCTGGAAAGCAGGACAACCTTTCAGAAGCGCAAAACAGGATGCTGAACAATTGGCAATTAGTGAGAAAATGTTAACAGAAGTGACAGATTCACAGGTGTACAGTAGTACAAATACATATATTACTGTACTTGGAAACGATGAAAACGGAGAAGAAAAAGCTGTTTTTATTCCTTCCTCCAATCAAAAATTAAAAATTGAAGAAGTGCTTATGAAAGATGGCATTTCGAAAAAACAAGCCATTAAAACTGTACAAGATGAATTTGAAGTCAAAGAGGTGCTACATACTAAACTTGGCTGGGAACAAAATCATGCAGTATGGGAAATTACATTTTTAAATGAAAACGACAAGCTTAATTACGTTTATTTATTATTTGAAAATGGAAAATGGTGGAAACGTATATTGAATATGTAA
- a CDS encoding YpmA family protein — MESRIEVISTVTVDYQSDLYKIVDALNRTLKQRNLMFGLALEKDNHEKAVFTIYKT, encoded by the coding sequence ATGGAAAGCAGAATTGAAGTAATATCAACAGTTACGGTTGACTATCAATCAGACTTGTATAAAATTGTGGACGCCTTGAATCGCACTTTGAAACAAAGAAATTTAATGTTTGGCCTGGCACTTGAAAAAGATAATCATGAGAAAGCCGTTTTCACAATTTATAAAACGTAA
- the dinG gene encoding ATP-dependent DNA helicase DinG has protein sequence MLSPTYAVVDIETTGHSPAKGDRMIQFAVVFVRDWQIQSTFSTFIQPGKKIPLFIQDLTNISDDDVKDAPIFEDVAGDIYDMLEDCIFVAHNTNFDLSFVQAEFKRTGFPLWKGKKMDTVELSRLLFPTSFSYKLQDITQERGIQLTNAHRADDDAYATAELFIECMKEIEKLPIQTLELIHKRSFQMKFDISALFFEALQRKRKMLKSENYDFYKGIPLRQKYFMQGPVESSIFYPETKNQKRLYFSEGLQDFKEREGQFQMMDAIWQTFQEKNELAIEASTGLGKTLSYLIPSYFYAKQQNKKVLISTYTTHLMEQLYDVEIPKLEAIVKNSVQVAILKGARHYLDLHRFEELLRAKDESYDETFAICQLLVWLTRTSTGDVGELNVSSGGQFFLDKVRKNAFSVKTTEVNDHDFHAYALLQSQHADILITNHAMLFTDRHRLEPLLKNEISGFIIDEAHQFVQAANTRDERIFSYTQWKYVFGQLGTRDQEQLTFSFANVLEKHGVDVIYSFDELDRIYMRCSDKFDEAIQSIIQSVRRKTATKSHSKQTILFEDLDLDYELLDEVYQYLQRWVTIAQHLLERMSKSQLESTHADKLVAAEWQYWLNEMKIKTGEWVDIFLSSPAEHSVWVEMDRRSIPGSLQVYKKPINSTQAVNEIFNDWRGSAGIVWTSGTLSVPGNNRFIVNQLGLPETVSIKNYSAPKDFYQGANLFIVDDMPDIQHVSQSDFIEAVADAVIQTVLITEGRCFVLFTSQDMLRKTVDLIQDTGLLEDYMLFAQGMTSGSRMKLLKSFQRFRKSVLFGTNSFWEGVDVPGDALTAVILVRLPFSSPDEPVFKTQADRLTKQGINSFTSLALPEAILRFRQGFGRLIRSSTDRGVFIVLDRRIESKSYGKEFISALPDIPVKKVSLEDMVLDLENWYNEKV, from the coding sequence ATGTTAAGCCCTACTTATGCCGTTGTAGATATTGAAACGACGGGTCATTCGCCTGCAAAAGGGGATCGGATGATTCAATTTGCCGTTGTATTCGTACGAGATTGGCAAATCCAATCTACTTTTTCAACCTTCATTCAACCAGGTAAAAAAATCCCTTTATTCATACAAGACTTGACCAATATTTCAGATGATGACGTCAAAGATGCACCGATTTTTGAAGATGTGGCCGGAGACATTTATGACATGCTGGAAGATTGTATCTTTGTTGCGCATAATACGAATTTTGATTTATCTTTTGTACAAGCCGAATTCAAGCGTACGGGATTCCCTTTATGGAAAGGCAAAAAAATGGATACCGTTGAACTGTCACGCTTACTGTTTCCGACGTCTTTCAGTTATAAATTACAGGATATTACCCAAGAGCGGGGCATCCAACTAACAAATGCCCATCGTGCAGACGATGATGCCTATGCGACCGCTGAATTATTTATAGAGTGTATGAAAGAAATTGAAAAACTGCCGATTCAAACATTAGAACTAATTCATAAACGATCTTTTCAGATGAAATTCGACATCTCTGCTTTATTTTTCGAAGCTCTTCAAAGAAAGCGAAAGATGCTCAAATCCGAAAATTACGATTTTTATAAAGGCATTCCGCTTCGACAGAAGTATTTCATGCAAGGTCCAGTGGAATCTTCCATTTTCTATCCTGAAACCAAGAACCAGAAACGTCTCTATTTTTCAGAAGGGTTACAGGACTTCAAAGAACGTGAAGGGCAGTTTCAGATGATGGATGCCATATGGCAAACCTTTCAGGAAAAAAATGAACTGGCCATTGAAGCATCGACGGGACTCGGAAAGACGCTAAGTTATTTAATTCCAAGTTACTTCTATGCAAAACAACAAAACAAAAAAGTATTAATCAGCACGTACACTACTCACTTAATGGAGCAACTATATGACGTTGAAATACCGAAATTAGAAGCCATTGTAAAAAATAGTGTTCAAGTTGCGATTTTGAAAGGTGCTAGACATTATCTCGACTTGCACCGTTTCGAGGAATTACTGCGTGCAAAAGACGAATCTTATGATGAAACGTTTGCTATTTGCCAGCTGTTAGTTTGGTTAACAAGAACTTCTACAGGTGATGTTGGGGAACTGAACGTTTCAAGTGGCGGTCAATTTTTCCTCGACAAAGTCCGGAAAAATGCATTTTCCGTTAAGACAACGGAAGTGAATGACCATGATTTCCATGCATATGCATTGCTTCAAAGTCAGCATGCAGATATTCTTATTACCAACCATGCCATGCTCTTTACTGATCGGCATAGGCTGGAACCATTACTCAAGAATGAAATCAGTGGATTTATTATTGATGAAGCACATCAATTTGTACAAGCTGCGAATACACGTGATGAAAGAATCTTTTCATACACGCAGTGGAAATATGTATTTGGTCAACTTGGAACCCGCGATCAGGAACAATTAACCTTTTCTTTCGCCAATGTTTTGGAGAAACATGGGGTGGATGTGATTTATTCGTTCGATGAACTTGATCGGATTTATATGAGGTGTAGTGACAAGTTTGATGAAGCGATTCAATCCATTATTCAGAGTGTCCGCCGTAAGACTGCGACAAAATCTCATTCGAAACAAACGATTTTGTTCGAAGATTTAGATCTGGATTATGAATTGCTCGATGAAGTTTACCAATACCTTCAAAGGTGGGTGACAATTGCCCAACACTTACTCGAGAGAATGTCTAAAAGTCAGCTTGAATCAACACATGCCGATAAACTAGTTGCTGCCGAATGGCAATATTGGTTGAACGAAATGAAAATCAAGACAGGTGAATGGGTCGATATTTTCCTATCTTCTCCTGCAGAACATTCAGTATGGGTGGAAATGGATCGCAGAAGCATTCCAGGTAGCCTGCAAGTGTATAAAAAACCGATTAACAGTACACAGGCGGTCAATGAAATATTTAACGATTGGAGAGGCAGTGCTGGCATCGTCTGGACGTCAGGTACGTTATCAGTCCCAGGAAATAATCGTTTCATCGTCAATCAACTGGGGCTTCCAGAGACGGTGTCCATAAAAAATTACTCTGCGCCAAAAGATTTTTACCAAGGAGCCAATTTATTCATTGTCGATGATATGCCGGATATTCAGCATGTCTCACAATCTGATTTTATCGAAGCAGTTGCCGATGCAGTCATTCAAACGGTTCTGATTACGGAAGGCCGATGTTTTGTGCTCTTCACATCACAGGACATGTTGCGAAAAACAGTCGATTTAATTCAAGATACAGGATTGCTTGAAGATTATATGTTATTCGCCCAAGGCATGACATCAGGTAGCCGCATGAAATTATTGAAATCATTCCAGAGGTTCCGAAAGTCCGTATTGTTTGGTACGAATAGTTTTTGGGAGGGTGTCGATGTACCGGGAGATGCATTAACTGCAGTCATCTTGGTACGGTTGCCGTTTTCTTCACCGGATGAGCCTGTATTCAAAACACAAGCTGACCGTCTGACCAAACAAGGAATCAATTCATTTACATCACTGGCATTGCCGGAAGCGATTCTTAGATTCCGTCAAGGTTTTGGCCGTCTAATTCGTTCATCAACCGATCGTGGCGTATTTATTGTCCTCGATCGCAGAATTGAGTCGAAATCTTATGGGAAAGAGTTTATTAGTGCTTTGCCAGATATCCCAGTTAAGAAAGTATCCCTAGAAGATATGGTCTTGGACCTTGAAAATTGGTATAATGAGAAAGTATGA
- the panD gene encoding aspartate 1-decarboxylase, whose product MLRMMLNSKIHRAVVTEADLNYVGSITIDQNLLDAVGMLPNEKVHIVNNNNGARFETYIIAGERGSGVICVNGAAARLVQKGDVVIILSYAYVMNDEAKEHKPTVAIMGENNSIREIISYEPEATVM is encoded by the coding sequence ATGTTACGAATGATGTTAAATTCAAAAATTCACCGCGCTGTCGTGACCGAAGCGGATTTAAATTATGTAGGCAGTATCACTATCGATCAAAATCTTTTGGATGCAGTCGGTATGCTGCCAAATGAAAAAGTGCATATCGTAAACAACAATAACGGTGCACGTTTTGAAACGTATATCATTGCCGGCGAAAGAGGCAGTGGAGTTATTTGTGTTAATGGAGCAGCTGCCCGTCTTGTTCAAAAAGGCGACGTCGTCATTATTTTGTCGTATGCATACGTGATGAACGATGAAGCAAAAGAACATAAACCAACTGTTGCCATCATGGGTGAGAATAATTCAATTCGTGAAATCATCAGCTACGAACCTGAAGCAACAGTAATGTAA
- the panC gene encoding pantoate--beta-alanine ligase, whose amino-acid sequence MIQVQLINDLKENVKAAKQAGKSIGFVPTMGFLHEGHMSLVKHAREENDFVIMSIFVNPAQFGPNEDLDRYPRDLERDTKMAVEAGVDLLFFPQAEEMYPQDGGITIRAGAQADVLCGASRPGHFDGVLKVVTKLFHLVEPTKVYFGQKDAQQLAIIETYVRDYNFPLEVRRVPTVREEDGLAKSSRNVFLSEKERVEAPLIQQAIQMGLEDYQKNQDAEKATLVTIQHIENGTSGNIDYVELLSYPDLTNNLSNNKSIILAVAVFFEKARLIDNLILNNKGE is encoded by the coding sequence ATGATTCAAGTTCAGTTAATCAACGATCTAAAAGAAAACGTAAAAGCAGCGAAACAAGCCGGTAAAAGCATCGGCTTTGTGCCAACGATGGGCTTTTTGCATGAAGGGCATATGTCTTTAGTTAAACATGCAAGAGAAGAAAATGACTTTGTGATCATGAGTATTTTTGTCAATCCTGCACAATTTGGTCCGAATGAGGATTTGGACAGATATCCCCGAGATTTAGAAAGGGATACGAAAATGGCCGTTGAGGCAGGAGTCGATTTGTTGTTCTTCCCGCAAGCGGAAGAAATGTATCCGCAAGATGGCGGAATTACAATCCGTGCAGGTGCTCAAGCTGATGTTCTTTGTGGTGCTTCAAGACCTGGACATTTTGATGGTGTCTTGAAAGTTGTCACAAAGCTTTTCCATCTAGTTGAGCCGACTAAAGTATATTTTGGCCAAAAAGATGCTCAGCAACTAGCTATCATTGAAACGTATGTAAGAGATTATAATTTCCCTCTCGAAGTTCGCAGAGTCCCAACAGTTAGGGAAGAGGACGGTTTAGCTAAAAGTTCAAGAAATGTATTCTTAAGTGAAAAAGAACGTGTCGAAGCGCCACTTATCCAACAAGCGATACAAATGGGACTGGAAGATTATCAAAAGAACCAGGATGCCGAGAAAGCTACATTAGTAACCATACAACACATCGAAAATGGCACGTCTGGGAATATTGATTATGTGGAACTGTTGAGCTATCCCGACCTGACAAATAATTTATCAAATAACAAGTCCATTATTTTAGCGGTAGCTGTCTTTTTCGAAAAAGCACGGCTGATCGATAATTTAATTTTGAACAATAAAGGAGAATAA
- the panB gene encoding 3-methyl-2-oxobutanoate hydroxymethyltransferase: MKTTTDFINMKKENDKIIMLTAYDYPSAKIAESAGVEILLVGDSLGMVVLGYDSTIPVTMEDMIHHGKATRRGAKDTFLVVDMPFGTYHGTTDTTLSNAIRLFQETNAQALKIEGADEMIDVIRLLSRTGIPVVAHLGLLPQSASVSGGYKVQGKTAEAAQKLIEDAKACEAAGAIMVVLECIPYQLAKTITESLTIPVIGIGAGAETDGQVLVFHDTVTYGSHHMPKFVKAYASAGKEIEDGLTQYVDEVKSGEFPAVEHRFTMKDEEFQQLYGGKQ; encoded by the coding sequence ATGAAAACGACGACCGATTTTATTAATATGAAAAAAGAGAACGATAAAATTATTATGTTAACTGCTTATGACTATCCATCTGCAAAAATTGCAGAAAGTGCAGGCGTTGAAATTTTGCTTGTGGGAGATTCCCTGGGCATGGTTGTGCTTGGATATGATTCGACGATTCCTGTCACAATGGAAGATATGATTCATCATGGAAAAGCAACAAGACGCGGTGCAAAAGATACCTTCCTTGTAGTGGATATGCCATTTGGAACCTACCACGGGACAACGGACACTACACTTTCGAATGCCATTCGCCTTTTCCAGGAAACAAATGCACAAGCACTGAAAATTGAAGGTGCGGATGAAATGATCGACGTCATCCGTTTATTGTCACGTACTGGTATTCCCGTAGTGGCTCATCTTGGGTTGCTTCCACAATCTGCAAGCGTATCAGGTGGCTATAAAGTACAAGGGAAAACTGCGGAAGCTGCTCAAAAACTAATTGAAGATGCCAAGGCATGTGAAGCGGCAGGTGCCATTATGGTAGTTCTGGAATGTATTCCTTACCAACTCGCTAAAACAATCACAGAATCTTTGACGATTCCTGTCATCGGCATTGGGGCTGGCGCTGAAACGGATGGTCAGGTTCTAGTATTCCATGACACCGTGACTTATGGTAGCCATCATATGCCTAAGTTTGTTAAAGCTTATGCGAGTGCAGGCAAAGAAATTGAAGACGGCTTGACACAATATGTTGATGAAGTGAAATCTGGTGAATTTCCAGCAGTTGAACACCGATTCACAATGAAAGATGAAGAATTCCAACAGTTATACGGAGGAAAACAATGA
- a CDS encoding biotin--[acetyl-CoA-carboxylase] ligase — MNPTVKYEIKKRLLSAKGQPVSGQQLADEFGLSRTAIWKHIKELEEEGFVINSIKKKGYVLTSSPDSLQAAKINQYLTSKRFGQSIHYEETCPSTQPIAHRLAQSGAPDGSIVVCEEQTAGKGRLARAWTSTQGKGIWMSVIIRPEIPPTKAPQFTLVAAVAVTRAIEDIAGIRAEIKWPNDLLINGKKCTGILTELQADMDRVHAIILGIGVNVNQLETDFPEEIQSIATSIQMVSGQPVDRAQLIARILHHLEIYTDLYITHGFEPLKILWESYSCTLGKRIKASMINQQIEGLALGITNDGVLQVKTDDGQIHGIYSADIEIQN, encoded by the coding sequence ATGAATCCAACAGTGAAATATGAAATTAAGAAACGTTTATTATCTGCAAAGGGTCAGCCTGTCTCGGGCCAACAATTAGCAGATGAATTTGGATTATCTCGAACAGCTATTTGGAAACATATTAAGGAACTTGAAGAAGAAGGATTTGTGATTAATTCCATTAAGAAAAAAGGATATGTATTGACATCCTCTCCAGACTCATTGCAAGCCGCCAAAATTAATCAGTATTTGACATCCAAACGGTTTGGCCAGTCAATTCATTATGAAGAAACTTGCCCTTCGACTCAGCCTATCGCCCATCGACTTGCACAATCGGGAGCACCTGATGGCTCGATTGTCGTTTGTGAAGAACAAACGGCAGGAAAAGGTCGTTTGGCACGAGCATGGACCTCTACTCAAGGAAAAGGCATTTGGATGAGTGTAATCATTCGACCGGAAATACCGCCTACAAAAGCACCGCAGTTCACGTTGGTTGCAGCAGTAGCAGTCACAAGAGCCATAGAAGATATAGCAGGCATTCGCGCAGAGATTAAATGGCCGAATGACCTATTAATAAATGGGAAGAAATGTACTGGAATATTGACAGAGCTCCAGGCCGACATGGACCGTGTTCATGCCATCATTTTGGGAATCGGAGTGAATGTTAACCAGTTAGAAACAGATTTCCCTGAAGAAATACAATCGATCGCCACTTCCATTCAAATGGTTTCTGGACAACCAGTCGATCGTGCTCAACTGATTGCACGAATTTTGCATCATTTAGAAATTTATACAGATTTATATATAACGCACGGTTTTGAGCCATTGAAGATCCTATGGGAAAGTTATTCGTGCACACTCGGTAAACGAATAAAAGCGAGCATGATTAATCAGCAAATTGAAGGCTTGGCTCTCGGCATTACAAATGATGGGGTATTACAAGTCAAAACCGACGATGGTCAGATTCACGGAATTTACTCTGCTGATATCGAAATACAAAATTAA
- a CDS encoding CCA tRNA nucleotidyltransferase has product MLTTEHWQAGTAIINKLKENGYEAVFVGGAVRDFLRQKEANDIDIASSALPEQVKKIFKRTVDVGLAHGTILVLESHIPIEVTTFRSDGEYADYRRPTDVKFVLSLEEDLKRRDFTMNALAMTESFQIIDLFDGRLDLENRIIRTVGNPTDRFQEDALRMLRAVRFSAQLGFTIDDKSLEAIQFCAENLTYVSVERVTAELEKMWDSSNLQNGMSYLVTSKLSDQLPGGFPFQHEKWAQLGNPRNSLICWSFLCLLQETSSVSELTRTFKLSNESKQQIGQLVKATQIRFERLFTRDDLYSFNEDILIKAESLVHVLRDKIPPMPIDTIIKLKRSLPIQSKADLVISGKDLMDWFSKRGGPWLKEALAEIEMAVLHKKVVNDATKIKEWIMNESNSEI; this is encoded by the coding sequence ATGTTAACAACTGAACATTGGCAAGCTGGTACAGCAATTATAAATAAGCTGAAAGAAAATGGATATGAAGCCGTATTTGTTGGAGGAGCAGTGCGCGATTTTTTGCGTCAAAAAGAAGCCAATGATATCGACATCGCTTCCAGCGCTTTACCAGAACAAGTAAAAAAAATATTCAAACGGACGGTCGATGTCGGACTTGCCCATGGAACTATCCTTGTTCTCGAAAGTCATATTCCCATTGAAGTCACAACATTTAGGAGCGACGGGGAATATGCAGATTACCGAAGACCAACGGATGTAAAGTTTGTCCTGTCTCTCGAAGAAGATTTGAAGCGTAGAGACTTCACAATGAACGCACTAGCCATGACTGAAAGTTTTCAGATTATCGATTTGTTCGATGGAAGACTTGATTTAGAAAACCGAATCATTCGAACTGTCGGCAATCCTACTGATCGTTTTCAGGAAGATGCTCTACGTATGCTAAGAGCTGTACGTTTCAGTGCTCAGCTCGGTTTTACAATTGACGACAAATCGTTGGAAGCCATCCAATTTTGCGCGGAAAATCTTACATATGTATCTGTTGAACGAGTGACTGCTGAACTTGAAAAAATGTGGGATAGCTCGAACTTACAAAATGGAATGAGCTATCTCGTCACAAGCAAATTGTCCGATCAATTGCCAGGAGGTTTCCCATTCCAACATGAAAAATGGGCGCAACTAGGAAATCCTCGCAACAGCTTGATATGTTGGTCCTTTCTTTGTTTATTGCAGGAAACCTCATCTGTGTCCGAACTGACCAGAACGTTTAAATTATCGAATGAATCGAAACAACAAATTGGTCAACTGGTTAAAGCCACTCAAATTCGATTTGAACGTTTGTTTACGAGAGATGACCTATACTCTTTTAATGAAGATATTCTTATCAAGGCGGAGAGCCTCGTTCATGTATTGAGAGATAAGATCCCACCGATGCCAATCGATACAATAATAAAACTCAAGCGTTCCTTACCAATTCAATCAAAAGCTGATCTTGTCATTTCAGGGAAAGACTTGATGGATTGGTTTAGCAAGCGTGGTGGTCCTTGGCTCAAAGAAGCATTGGCAGAGATTGAAATGGCTGTGCTTCATAAAAAAGTAGTGAATGATGCTACCAAAATAAAGGAATGGATAATGAATGAATCCAACAGTGAAATATGA